In a genomic window of Deltaproteobacteria bacterium:
- the lpdA gene encoding dihydrolipoyl dehydrogenase yields the protein MAAGGRFDLVVVGAGPGGYVGAIRAAQLGQKVAVVEEDRPGGVCLNWGCIPSKALLTGAELVETLRAHGPTFGVVAGELRLDYGRAIDHSRKVADRLCKGVESLLEKHRITLVRGRGRLAGPTSVAVTGAGEGLLEAANVVLATGSAEWTPPGIEVDGRRVLTSREALASKTIPGSLLVIGAGAVGVEFAYVYGCYGAQVTVIEMAGQMLPGADPDVAQALEREFRRKRIAVRTGTRFEELKVEPDGVRVRVRTGEREEELRAEQVLVAIGRRPLSADLGLEAAGVATDAKGFVTVDARLVTSVPSVRAIGDLAGAPLLAHKASEEGVAAAEWIAGRERPAVDPEKIPGCIYAQPQVAWIGLTEAQAKERYGEVRVGRFPFTASGKAVASAHTAGFAKVVAEPRFGQIVGAHLVGHGATELIAELSLAMTLEATTAEIGATSHAHPTLSEAILEASLAAEGRSLNF from the coding sequence TTGGCGGCGGGTGGTCGCTTCGACCTGGTGGTGGTGGGCGCCGGCCCGGGCGGCTACGTGGGCGCGATCCGCGCCGCCCAGCTCGGCCAGAAGGTGGCGGTGGTCGAGGAGGACCGGCCGGGCGGGGTGTGCCTCAACTGGGGCTGCATCCCCTCGAAGGCGCTGCTCACCGGCGCCGAGCTGGTCGAGACGCTGCGCGCGCACGGGCCTACCTTCGGCGTCGTCGCCGGCGAGCTGCGGCTCGACTACGGCCGGGCGATCGACCACAGCCGCAAGGTGGCCGACCGCCTGTGCAAGGGGGTGGAGTCGCTCCTCGAGAAGCACCGGATCACGCTGGTGCGCGGGCGCGGGCGCCTCGCCGGCCCGACCTCGGTGGCCGTCACCGGCGCCGGCGAGGGTCTGCTCGAGGCCGCGAACGTCGTGCTCGCGACCGGCTCCGCCGAGTGGACGCCGCCCGGCATCGAGGTGGACGGCCGGCGCGTCCTGACCTCGCGCGAGGCGCTCGCGTCGAAGACGATCCCGGGCTCGCTGCTGGTGATCGGCGCCGGCGCGGTCGGGGTCGAGTTCGCCTACGTCTACGGCTGCTACGGCGCGCAGGTCACGGTGATCGAGATGGCGGGCCAGATGCTGCCCGGGGCGGACCCCGACGTGGCGCAGGCGCTCGAGCGCGAGTTCCGGCGCAAGCGGATCGCCGTGCGCACCGGCACGCGCTTCGAGGAGCTGAAGGTCGAGCCCGACGGCGTGCGCGTGCGGGTGCGCACGGGCGAGCGGGAGGAGGAGCTGCGCGCCGAGCAGGTGCTGGTGGCGATCGGGCGCCGGCCGCTCTCGGCCGACCTCGGGCTCGAAGCGGCCGGCGTCGCCACCGACGCGAAGGGCTTCGTCACGGTCGACGCGCGCCTCGTGACGAGCGTGCCGAGCGTGCGCGCGATCGGCGACCTCGCCGGCGCACCCCTGCTCGCGCACAAGGCGAGCGAGGAGGGCGTCGCCGCGGCCGAGTGGATCGCCGGCCGCGAGCGGCCCGCCGTCGACCCCGAGAAGATCCCGGGCTGCATCTACGCGCAGCCCCAGGTGGCCTGGATCGGGCTCACCGAGGCGCAGGCGAAGGAGCGCTACGGCGAGGTGCGCGTGGGCCGCTTCCCCTTCACGGCCTCGGGCAAGGCGGTGGCGTCGGCGCACACGGCGGGCTTCGCGAAGGTGGTGGCGGAGCCGCGCTTCGGGCAGATCGTGGGCGCCCACCTGGTCGGCCACGGTGCGACCGAGCTGATCGCCGAGCTCTCGCTCGCGATGACGCTCGAGGCGACGACGGCCGAGATCGGCGCCACCTCGCACGCGCACCCGACGCTCTCCGAGGCGATCCTGGAGGCGTCGCTGGCCGCCGAGGGGCGCTCGCTCAACTTCTGA
- the nuoB gene encoding NADH-quinone oxidoreductase subunit NuoB: MRSGDETFLTTKVDAVFNWGRKYSMFLYPFVTACCGMEFMSVAGPRYDLDRFGCALPRFSPRQADLLMVVGTISHRQAPILKKIYDQMAEPKWVIAFGACTCSGGPYNNYATVQGIDTIIPVDVYIPGCPPRPEAVLDGLMKLQDRVQAERVPAQGRHKELEELRLPVVEKPVP, encoded by the coding sequence ATGCGCAGCGGCGACGAGACCTTCCTGACCACGAAGGTCGACGCGGTCTTCAACTGGGGCCGCAAGTACTCGATGTTCCTGTACCCGTTCGTGACGGCGTGCTGCGGCATGGAGTTCATGTCGGTCGCCGGGCCCCGCTACGACCTCGACCGCTTCGGCTGCGCGCTGCCCCGCTTCTCGCCGCGCCAGGCCGACCTGCTGATGGTGGTGGGCACGATCAGCCACCGGCAGGCGCCCATCCTGAAGAAGATCTACGACCAGATGGCGGAGCCGAAGTGGGTGATCGCCTTCGGCGCCTGCACCTGCTCGGGCGGCCCGTACAACAACTACGCCACGGTCCAGGGCATCGACACGATCATCCCGGTGGACGTCTACATCCCCGGCTGCCCGCCGCGGCCCGAGGCGGTCCTCGACGGCCTGATGAAGCTCCAGGACCGCGTGCAGGCCGAGCGCGTGCCCGCCCAGGGCCGGCACAAGGAGCTCGAGGAGCTCCGCCTGCCGGTCGTCGAGAAGCCGGTCCCGTAG
- a CDS encoding DegT/DnrJ/EryC1/StrS family aminotransferase: protein MSAREGCETMEAGGVPERRGESAASGAEGFVARRLGRLPPCDGGIEDPAALLEPAPADLATRVAAALAGRCGARGVLLRRSRCDALRVALRAAAARAGRDEVVLPAYAPWSLAAAATAAGLRIRLVDVDERGAIDPVALALLPLERVACIVVASPLGIAEPVAPVAAIARPRGVWIVDDATESFGGAASDGAAGARGALGVIGFGRGEPLQALGGGAVLWHDPGLRATGGPPVAPQRRRAWWRARVANAALRPLACAVLASPSLARTGAPLLESSFARGPIDGAALVLCAHALARCDAARERREAEALRLAAALRARTAFAPILPPPGARGAFPRLVLRAPDRARCDAALAALTRHGAARPLPAPLDAVPALHARLAARPAIPGARALAERLLTLPVHGGLRGPRLELVLATLARLAPA, encoded by the coding sequence GTGTCGGCGCGAGAGGGATGCGAGACGATGGAGGCGGGCGGCGTGCCGGAGCGGAGGGGCGAGTCCGCCGCCAGCGGGGCCGAGGGCTTCGTCGCCCGGCGGCTCGGCCGCCTGCCGCCCTGCGACGGCGGGATCGAGGATCCCGCCGCCCTGCTCGAGCCCGCGCCGGCGGATCTCGCCACGCGCGTCGCGGCGGCGCTCGCCGGGCGGTGCGGCGCGCGCGGCGTGCTGCTGCGGCGATCGCGGTGTGATGCGCTGCGCGTGGCGCTGCGCGCCGCCGCGGCACGCGCGGGACGGGACGAGGTCGTGCTCCCCGCCTATGCGCCGTGGTCGCTCGCGGCCGCGGCCACGGCCGCAGGGCTGCGCATCCGGCTCGTCGACGTCGACGAGCGGGGCGCCATCGATCCCGTTGCGCTCGCGCTGCTTCCGCTCGAGCGCGTGGCGTGCATCGTCGTCGCGAGCCCACTCGGGATCGCCGAGCCCGTGGCGCCGGTGGCGGCAATCGCGCGGCCGCGGGGCGTCTGGATCGTCGACGACGCCACCGAGAGCTTCGGCGGCGCCGCGAGCGACGGCGCCGCCGGCGCGCGCGGCGCGCTCGGCGTGATCGGCTTCGGGCGGGGCGAGCCCCTGCAGGCGCTCGGCGGCGGCGCCGTGCTCTGGCACGACCCGGGCCTGCGCGCCACGGGCGGCCCGCCGGTGGCGCCGCAGCGCAGGCGCGCGTGGTGGCGCGCGCGCGTCGCGAACGCAGCGCTCCGTCCGCTCGCCTGCGCCGTGCTCGCCTCGCCATCCCTCGCACGCACCGGCGCGCCACTCCTCGAGAGCAGCTTCGCGCGCGGCCCGATCGACGGCGCCGCGCTGGTCCTGTGCGCGCACGCGCTCGCGCGCTGCGACGCCGCCCGCGAGCGGCGCGAGGCCGAGGCACTGCGGCTCGCGGCCGCCCTGCGCGCGCGCACGGCCTTCGCGCCGATCCTGCCGCCGCCCGGGGCGCGCGGCGCCTTCCCGCGCCTCGTGCTGCGCGCGCCGGATCGCGCGCGCTGCGACGCCGCACTCGCCGCCCTCACGCGCCACGGCGCGGCGCGGCCCCTCCCCGCGCCCCTCGACGCGGTGCCCGCCCTGCACGCCCGCCTCGCCGCGCGCCCCGCGATCCCGGGCGCCCGCGCGCTCGCCGAGCGCCTCCTCACCCTGCCCGTCCACGGCGGCCTCCGCGGCCCGCGCCTGGAGCTCGTCCTCGCCACCCTCGCCCGCCTCGCCCCCGCCTGA
- a CDS encoding CDP-diacylglycerol O-phosphatidyltransferase → MATAPERHGRLPRRFERARRFGRRAGGPGGDPRRVGLAWGVHAFTASGAVVGAIALLAVVAGNLPQAAVLMLVALAIDSVDGTLARAVKVGEVLPGIDGRRLDDIVDYLNYVIVPVVFLVAAGYLGPWLAALPILASAYGFAQQDAKTDDGFFVGFPSYWNVIALYVWLLDVAPLTAGIVVALFAIGVFVPLKYMYPSKMPVLRRTTNAAGGLWVAAMALAVVAPQLRQHLPFVEATLVFPAWYLLLSFRYGGLARKAA, encoded by the coding sequence ATGGCCACGGCGCCGGAACGACACGGGCGGCTGCCGCGCCGCTTCGAGCGGGCGCGGCGCTTCGGCCGGCGCGCGGGCGGGCCGGGCGGCGACCCGCGCCGGGTCGGGCTCGCCTGGGGCGTGCACGCCTTCACCGCCAGCGGCGCCGTGGTGGGCGCCATCGCCCTGCTCGCGGTGGTGGCGGGCAACCTGCCCCAGGCCGCGGTACTGATGCTGGTCGCGCTCGCGATCGACTCGGTCGACGGCACGCTCGCCCGTGCGGTCAAGGTCGGCGAGGTGCTCCCCGGCATCGACGGCCGTCGCCTCGACGACATCGTCGACTACCTGAACTACGTGATCGTGCCGGTCGTGTTCCTGGTGGCGGCAGGCTACCTCGGCCCGTGGCTCGCCGCGCTCCCGATCCTGGCCAGCGCCTACGGCTTCGCCCAGCAGGACGCCAAGACGGACGACGGCTTCTTCGTGGGCTTCCCGTCCTACTGGAACGTGATCGCGCTCTACGTGTGGCTGCTCGACGTCGCCCCGCTCACCGCGGGGATCGTGGTGGCGCTCTTCGCGATCGGCGTCTTCGTCCCGCTCAAGTACATGTACCCGAGCAAGATGCCGGTGCTGCGCCGGACCACGAACGCGGCCGGCGGCCTGTGGGTGGCGGCGATGGCGCTCGCGGTCGTGGCGCCGCAGCTCCGCCAGCACCTCCCCTTCGTCGAGGCGACCCTCGTCTTCCCCGCCTGGTACCTGCTGCTCTCGTTCCGCTACGGCGGGCTCGCGCGCAAGGCTGCATGA
- a CDS encoding FAD-dependent oxidoreductase, whose product MSRPAGAQAALRLPEEEVSLAGSFDLVVAGGGAAGWAAAVTAARRGLRTALVEEMPFLGGMSTGGAVGTFCGFYGKGADGALVPLVGGLPLAVADALRARGHAYGPVPFRETAALPYVPWGAKLLYEEWAAAEPNLRLWLHARVTHAVVEDGAIRAVALSVRGGRVALAARVFVDATGDAELARLAGAPVERGDEIQYPSTMFTMQHVDLGQAAAALRELPRLLAEHFEGEGLPRKGGNLIPSGRPGEVLVALSRIARADRPLDAGDPEELTWGELEGRRQVARLADFLRRRVPGFADAFVADSAFRLGVRETRRIAGEYALGADDVLGGRRFPDGIGRAAWPVERHVAGGETLWRFLEPGAWYDIPYRCLLPRGVTNLLCVGRCLSADADAFASVRVIGPCMLEGQAAALAARQITERGVAAAAVDPAALRRELSALGVPL is encoded by the coding sequence ATGAGCCGGCCGGCGGGTGCGCAGGCGGCGCTGCGGCTGCCCGAAGAGGAGGTCTCGCTCGCCGGGTCCTTCGACCTCGTCGTCGCGGGCGGCGGCGCGGCGGGCTGGGCAGCGGCCGTCACCGCGGCGCGCCGCGGCCTGCGCACCGCGCTCGTCGAGGAGATGCCCTTCCTCGGCGGGATGAGCACGGGCGGTGCCGTCGGCACCTTCTGCGGCTTCTACGGCAAGGGCGCCGACGGGGCGCTCGTGCCGCTCGTCGGCGGGCTCCCGCTCGCCGTCGCCGACGCGCTGCGCGCGCGCGGGCACGCCTACGGCCCGGTGCCCTTCCGCGAGACCGCCGCCCTGCCCTACGTGCCGTGGGGCGCGAAGCTCCTCTACGAGGAGTGGGCCGCGGCGGAGCCGAACCTCCGGCTCTGGCTCCACGCACGCGTGACCCACGCCGTCGTCGAGGACGGCGCGATCCGCGCGGTCGCGCTCTCCGTGCGCGGCGGGCGCGTCGCCCTCGCGGCGCGCGTCTTCGTCGACGCCACCGGCGACGCCGAGCTCGCGCGCCTCGCCGGCGCGCCGGTCGAGCGCGGCGACGAGATCCAGTACCCCTCGACGATGTTCACGATGCAGCACGTCGACCTGGGCCAGGCCGCGGCCGCGCTGCGCGAGCTGCCGCGCCTGCTCGCCGAGCACTTCGAGGGCGAGGGCCTGCCGCGCAAGGGCGGCAACCTGATCCCGAGCGGGCGCCCCGGCGAGGTGCTGGTCGCGCTCTCGCGCATCGCGCGGGCGGACCGGCCGCTCGACGCGGGCGACCCCGAGGAGCTCACCTGGGGCGAGCTCGAGGGCCGCCGCCAGGTGGCGCGCCTCGCCGACTTCCTGCGCCGGCGCGTGCCCGGCTTCGCCGACGCCTTCGTCGCCGACAGCGCGTTCCGGCTCGGCGTGCGCGAGACGCGCCGGATCGCGGGCGAGTACGCGCTCGGCGCCGACGACGTGCTCGGCGGCCGCCGCTTCCCCGACGGCATCGGCCGCGCGGCCTGGCCCGTCGAGCGCCACGTGGCCGGCGGCGAGACGCTCTGGCGCTTCCTCGAGCCCGGCGCCTGGTACGACATCCCCTATCGCTGCCTGCTCCCGCGCGGCGTCACGAACCTGCTCTGCGTCGGCCGCTGCCTCTCGGCCGACGCCGACGCCTTCGCGTCGGTGCGCGTGATCGGCCCGTGCATGCTCGAAGGCCAGGCCGCGGCGCTGGCTGCCCGCCAGATCACCGAGCGCGGCGTCGCCGCCGCCGCGGTGGACCCCGCCGCCCTGCGGCGGGAGCTTTCCGCGCTCGGCGTGCCTCTCTAG
- a CDS encoding DUF4336 domain-containing protein — protein MAAPLRPLARDVWVAERTFRALPGLDIGTRMTVVRLPGGGVVLHSPVAADEATRKAVEAIGPVRAIACPNKVHHLFAGGWKLACPEARLLAAPGLPAKRRDLAFDGLLGDDPDPAWGDGLATIHVRGIPLMEEVAFLHPASRTLLLTDLAFHPTAASSPGLRRWARISRVRGGFGPNAVVRLAIRDRRAVRRSLDRVLAWDFERVTVTHGEVLETGGRAALRRTWEWL, from the coding sequence GTGGCCGCCCCGCTCCGCCCGCTCGCCCGCGACGTGTGGGTCGCCGAGCGAACCTTCCGCGCACTCCCCGGGCTCGACATCGGCACGCGCATGACGGTCGTGCGCCTGCCCGGCGGCGGCGTCGTCCTGCACTCGCCGGTCGCGGCCGACGAGGCGACACGGAAGGCGGTCGAGGCGATCGGCCCGGTGCGCGCGATCGCCTGCCCGAACAAGGTCCACCACCTCTTCGCGGGCGGCTGGAAGCTCGCCTGCCCGGAGGCGCGCCTGCTCGCCGCGCCGGGCCTCCCGGCGAAGCGCCGTGACCTCGCCTTCGACGGCCTGCTCGGCGACGACCCGGACCCGGCCTGGGGCGACGGGCTCGCGACGATCCACGTGCGCGGCATCCCGCTGATGGAAGAGGTCGCGTTCCTGCACCCGGCGAGCCGCACGCTGCTCCTCACCGACCTCGCCTTCCATCCGACGGCCGCCTCCTCGCCGGGCCTGCGCCGCTGGGCCCGGATCTCACGCGTGCGCGGCGGCTTCGGCCCGAACGCGGTCGTGCGCCTCGCGATCCGCGACCGCCGGGCCGTGCGCCGCAGCCTCGACCGCGTGCTCGCCTGGGACTTCGAGCGCGTCACCGTCACGCACGGCGAGGTGCTCGAGACGGGCGGCCGCGCCGCGCTGCGCCGTACCTGGGAGTGGCTGTGA